From Methanobacterium sp.:
ACACCAAAATATATGAAATTAAACCAGAAGAGTTCCATCACAGCAGAACACGCAATTTTGGTGCCCAGAAATCTAGTGGTGAGGTTTTAGTTTATCTGACACAAGATGCCCTCCCAATAAATAATGATTTGCTGGAAAAATTGGTAAAACCATTGCAAAATCCTGAAGTTGCTGTTTCATACGGGAGACAAATCGCCAATCCTGATTCTAGTGATGTTAATACCTTTTTTTATTCTTATTTCTACCCTGATGAAAGAAAGGTTTTAGGAAAACAAGAGGCAAATAATCCAAAAAAATTTTATATAGATCATATATATGTCTCTGATGTGTGTTCTGCTATAAAGAAAGATGTTTGGGAAAAATTAAGGTTCACTGATGATGTGCCGATGTCTGAAGATAAAGATTTTGCACTTAAAGTCTTAAAAACAGGATATAAAATTGTTTATGAACCCGAAGCTACTGTATATCACTCACATGATTATTCACTCCGTTCATTGTTTAAAAGGCGATTCCAGGATGGTTCTGCTTTTTCCAACATAGCCTTGGAAGGTGAAAGTGGCTTTTTTGGTCGTGGTTTAAAATTTGTAACCGAAGAAATGAAGTTTTTAATCCGGAAAAAACAATTTCTGGGAATTCCCTATGCAATTCTTTATAATTTCATTCATTTTTTAGGGTTTTTCATGGGAAAACATGAAAAATACATGCCCGGATTCATATATAATTAATTACAATGAATTTGAAGATTGTTTAGTATTAGTGATAAGATGAAAAATTCCAATCCTCTAGTTAGCATCATAATTCCAAATTATAATGGAAAAATACACCTTGAAGAGTGTTTAAACTCATTGGAAATGATTGAATCTGATGATTATGAAATTGTTTTTGTTGATAACGCATCAAATGATGGTTCTGTTGAATTTGTTAAAAATCATTTCCCCAAGGTAAGGATAATTTCTTTGAAAAAAAATTTTGGATTTGCTGAAGGTTGTAATCTGGGAGTTAAAAAAGCTAGGGGAGATTACATTGTTTTTTTAAATAATGATACTAAAGTAGATGTTTATTGGCTTAAATCATTATTGGAGGCCTTAGAAAAATATGGTCCTAAGCACATTTACTCCAGTAAAGTTTTATTTTACAATGAACCTGGAACACTAAACACTATTGGAGGCGTTATAACTCCAATGGGTAGTGGACTTGATATCAACTTTGGGAAAAAGGATGTTTCAAAATACAATAAAGTTCGCTTTGTTGCTTCGCCTTCAGGTTGTTCAATGCTATTGAAAAAGTCTTTATTTCTAGAAATGGGTGGTTTTGATAAAGATTACTTTGCATATCTAGAAGATGTGGATTTTGGTTGGAGATGCTGGTTAAAAGGGCATAAAACATATTATGTCCCAGAATCTATTGTATACCACAAATATGGAAGTACTGGGGGTAAGATGGACACTCCTTTTAGAGTTTTCAACGTTCAAAAGAACCGTTTATTTAATATGTTAAAAAATTTCTCACTTTCAAACTTAATCAAAGGATTAATTATTTCGATAATATTCGATCTGGTCCGTATATCAAAATTCATGGTTCATGGTGATTTTTCCCTTGTGTCTGCTGTTTTAAGAGGTAACTATGCTTTTATCAAAGGTATTCCAAAAACACTTGCCAAGAGGAAGTACATACAAAAAACTAGACAGATCTCTGATGGAGAATTGGGAAAAATGGGTTTAATAGCATCTTTAAATTGGTGTTTGAAGGAGTATGAAAGGTTAGGAAAATAAAGTTAAAGGAAATCTAAAATGAAAATCTGTCAGATAATATACACTTATCCTCCACATGCAACTGGGGGAGCAGACATATATGCCGAGCGAATTTCAAAAGAACTCTCAAATAGGGGTCATGAAGTTGTGGTTATCACCACACAACCTTATAATGGTTTATCTTCAATCAAGCCCTCATCCAAACTGGAAAATGGAATCAAAGTTCACCGTTTTTATCCGTTAAACATATATTCCTGGACAAATACTGCTGAAAAATCATTATTAATGAAAATTATATGGAATGTATTTGATATATGGAATTTACATGCATATTTTACCATAAAAAATATTTTAAAAAAAGAGAATCCTGATGTGGTTCATATACACACCCCCACCTGGATATCTTTATCAGCATTTGATGCTATAAAAAGTTTAAAAATACCTTTCATATTTACAGTTCATGAATACATCTTACTGTGTCGGAGAGTTTCACTTTTACATGCAAATGGGGAAGTATGTGATAATCCGCGTTCGATTTGTAAACTGTATCAGAAAGTATCTAGAAAGATAGTTTCCAGTAAACCGGATTTGGTTTTATCGCCATCCAACTTTGTATTGAAGATGTTAAATAAAAATGGTTTCTTCCCAGAATCCAAAAGCATGAAACTCCCTCTAGGGATTACACCTTTCAATGAAAAAACTGGAAAAAAATACAACAATATAGATATTATCTATACTGGTGCTCTTATTGGACACAAAGGAGTTGATGTTCTAATAAAAGCCTTTAAAAATTTAAAACAGGACCATGTCAAGCTTCATATTGTTGGTAAAGGGGAGAAAATGGATGATTTAAAAGAAATTGCTGAACCTGATGATAGAATTACTTTTTATGGATTTTTAGATGGAAATGAACTAACATCACTTCAGAAAAAAGCGAACATTACTGTTATGCCATCTATTTGGTATGAAAATTCCCCTATGGCTATTTATGAAAGTTTTAAGTATGGAACTCCCGTTATTGGGAGTGAAATTGGGGGCATCCCCGAACTAATTGAGGAAAAAGTTAATGGTTGTCTCTTCGAACCAGGCAACATCAACGAGTTGCAAGATATACTCCAGTTTTTGGTCGAAAATCCACTAGAATTGGAGAAATTAGAAATGGGAGCATTTAAATCAAGCCAGAAATATGATATGAATCTACATATTAAAAATCTGGAAAAACTATATAAAGAAATATCTGATAAATGAGTGCAAATCTAATTTATTTCACCCAGTTTCAGAAAACTACATTAGATGCTAATCCAGATTACGGTCAAAATCCGAGAATAAATTGATATCTAAACATTAAATTTTTATCTAAATCAATACTCATATGGCCTATAACACTAGTTAAAAGATTATACAATAAACAAACACTTTATTACAATAAATTTCGAAATAAATAATAATTTAAAGTTTAGGAAGAACCAATTATGGCTTCATTATACAGCAAAATAAAAAACATTAGAACTAAGAGTTTCTTTACCCCTATGTTACTACTACTTTTACTTACTGATATTGTAATACTTTTTAACATCCACGGCTTCAGAGAAATCCTTCCTACAATTTATTTCACCATAGTCCCCGGATTACTGATAACAATCCTAATGAATTTGAATAAATTAGAATTTGTTAAAAAATTTGTGTTTTGGATTGGATTAAGTTTATTCATTATAATTTTTACGGGGTTGGGTTTAAACTATCTATATCCATTCATATCAGAACCATTATCCTTGTTTCCGTTGCTCGTAACGTTTAACATTATAATAATCCTTTTATCCATAATTGCATACCATAAAAATCAAGAAGAATTTAAAATTCAGAAAATCTTCAATTTTAAAGTAGATACGAATAATAAATTAATTTCTCCAATGATTTTTTCAACCATTTTCCCTTTCTTGGCATTTTTTGGGACATATTTAATGAACATAACCAATAATAATTCCATTCTTTTACTATTATTGTTTTTAATTCCAATATATTTCGTTGTCATTATTGGTTTGCGAAATAAAATATCAAACTCCACTTATCCATTTGCTATTCTGATGGTAAGTCTAAGCTTTTTTTTGATGCATGGCTTGACATCAAATTATCTCATTGGGAGAGACAATCATTTAGAGTTTTTTTACTTCCAATACACCTTACATAACTACCATTTAGATACAAACATCTTCAATACTCCTTTAAATAACTGTTTAAGTGTAAACATCTTACCCACAATTTATAGTGTTTTAACATCTATTAAAGGAATATATGTCTTTAAAATTCTTTTTGGATTTATTGGTTCAATTATACCTCTAATTATCTATGTTATATCCAGAAAAATAGTTGGGAATAAATATGCAATATTTGTTGCGTTATTAGTACTTTTCCAGATGAATTTTATTGAATTACTATCCCTTATAAGACAAGAATTTGCATTAATATTCTTTTTCCTAGCTGTGTTGGTAATTTTTGATTCCGATTTGAGTAATATAAACAAAAAGATATTATTCATCATTTTCATGTTCTCAGTTATTGTTTCCCACTATAGTACTGCCTTCATTGGTCTGGCCATGACAGTACCAATTATCTTAATTCCATTTATAAAAAAAGTATTCAACGATAAAAAGATAAGACCGATTAATTTTGATATATTGGCCTTTTTAGGGCTTTTTTCGTATATTTGGTATTTTATTGTGGCTAAATCCCAATCACGTACAGCAACCCGAGCTTTTAGGATATCAACAGGATCAAGTGCAAATACCAGCAACATAACTAACTCATCAAGCTCCATAAATGCAACCAATGTAACTAATGTAACAAATACAACTAACCCAATTGTTGTAAACCATACCCGTGAGAACACAATTCCTGCTATTTTTGGAATTGGCGTAGATTCTGTTCCTCAAATGATTAGTGTTTTGGTCAATGATGCAATTTTTCTAACCATCGGCATTGGTTTAATGGCTACATTGTGGGAAATTTTCGCATCTTTCGTAGGATATAAAAAGTACAAAAAGAAATTACCATTTGAATTTATTCTTGGTTCAGTGATTTCAGCCGTTTTATTGGCATTATTTATTGTTATTCCATTTTTTTCTAAAGCTTATGGTGCGCACCGAATATTTCTTACTTCTTTAGTTTTCTTAGGGCCAATGTTTGTTATTGGTGTAATAAAAATTGCTAAACTAATAGGAAAGCCTAAATTAGATCTGGTTCTTTTGACAATACTTATTATTTCACTTTTCACAGTTTCCATACATTTTAACTACCTTGCCAGCGGTATTCCATCATCAATTTATTATGATGAAAATTCCAACGCTAGGACAGAAGCTTTCATTTATGATCAAGATGTTGCAGGGGCTAAATTTTTGAGCCACTATGGAGAAAAGAGAAAAATAAGAATCCATGGGGATACTGTCGCAGGTTTCCGATTAATGGCTGCAAATAATTTTTCAATACCCAATAGAACATTTATAGATTCTAAAAAAACTTTTAAATTCAAGAAACGTTTAAAAACAGATTCCCGCTTTAAATATCAGTATCTATATTTAACTTACTTAAACACGCAAAAAAACATTATATTTGAACAAACTGCTCCAACATTTATCACTAATACCACCAGCAGCAATATATTTTTAAAAGAATGGAAATCAAGAATTTATGATAATGGAGGATCAAAGGTTCTTATACCTTAATTTTTATTATTAAAAAAAAAATAATTAATTAAGTATTTACTATGCCTTTTTTGAAACATTTTTTTTTAAGTTATTGGAATTTTTCTAAAGATTTTAATAAATTCTTACTTACTATCTTCCAGTCAAACTCATTTTCAGCTAATTTTCTAGAAGCCTTGCCCATTCTTCTTAATTCGGCATCATCTAAATTTTTAAACTGATCAAAACCATTTAAGAGATTATTCACATGATTATTGTCAACCACAATCCCGGAATTGTATTTTTTTACCAAGTCTGCAGCGTCACCAACATTTGAAGTAAGAACCGGTTTACCCATTGATGTATATTCAGCGAATTTAGTGGGGGCTGCGACTTCGGTTGCAATATGGAAAGGTCTAGGTAAAATTAACACGTCACATGCTGAGTAATAATTTGGTATTTCGTTGCGATTGATCTTTGGAATGAAAATAGTATTACAATTATCTCTATTAGGCAGTGTAGTTTCCCCACCAACGATTAAAAATGCAATATCATCATCATTTAAAGACTTAGCAGCTTTTATAAGATTTTCTGTGCCTTGCCAACTTTGAAATCCGCCAACATAACCAAATATTAGTTTATCTTCAAAACCTAACTGTTCTTTAAATTCCTGAACTTTATCAAATTCAGGTTTAAAAAAGTCCAAATCAACACCATTGGTTACATATTCTAATTTATTCAGTGAAATGCCCTTACTTGTGTGTAAGTAGTCAATCATCCGATTGGAAACACATATGATCTGATCAGATCCCTTTAGATTTGCATAGTCCATTATTTTGAATTGCAAGTAGTTTATCATGAATTTAGGATTCAAACTATATCCACATCTAAGTAGAAGTTCTTGTAGTAAATCACCGTGCATATCAAAAACAAGGGGGGTTTTAGTTAATCTACCTGATAAAGAACAAAAAGCAGCAGCACCAGTATTGGCATACACCAAATCATAGTTATTTTCGCGTAATAGTTTCAGATGTTTGAAATAGACATTGAGTTGAGATGTTATAATAAATTGATCATTTGGGAATGCATCCCTATTTTTAAATTGTTGGTATTTGGTTTTACCACAATAATGAACTAAATCAACTTCATGCCCTGCATCCTCCATTATTTTAGCTAAGTTTGAAATACGCCACCATTCAGCGTTGTTTTCTGGAGTTGAAATTTGTATGCTTAATATTTTCATAATAATACCAGTATAAATATGAATTATAATCTTAGATAATAATCAGGTGATCTGCTACATCATTTATTGATTTTGTATATCACATCAGTTCATAATCTGACTTTGATTGTAATATCATTAATGATATTATATTTTATTATTATTCATAGATTTAGACTAAAATCTGATGGCAATTTTTTTCTTTAAAGTAGAATTTCTATTATTCTAATAATTCTTACATTTTTCGAAAAAATCAAGATGAAAACGACGATCAAAAAATTTAAATTTGTTTAT
This genomic window contains:
- a CDS encoding glycosyltransferase yields the protein MICDLSIIILVKNGGERLKLLMESLEKQNFSGSFEIIAIDSGSEDESIQILEKYNTKIYEIKPEEFHHSRTRNFGAQKSSGEVLVYLTQDALPINNDLLEKLVKPLQNPEVAVSYGRQIANPDSSDVNTFFYSYFYPDERKVLGKQEANNPKKFYIDHIYVSDVCSAIKKDVWEKLRFTDDVPMSEDKDFALKVLKTGYKIVYEPEATVYHSHDYSLRSLFKRRFQDGSAFSNIALEGESGFFGRGLKFVTEEMKFLIRKKQFLGIPYAILYNFIHFLGFFMGKHEKYMPGFIYN
- a CDS encoding glycosyltransferase family 2 protein produces the protein MKNSNPLVSIIIPNYNGKIHLEECLNSLEMIESDDYEIVFVDNASNDGSVEFVKNHFPKVRIISLKKNFGFAEGCNLGVKKARGDYIVFLNNDTKVDVYWLKSLLEALEKYGPKHIYSSKVLFYNEPGTLNTIGGVITPMGSGLDINFGKKDVSKYNKVRFVASPSGCSMLLKKSLFLEMGGFDKDYFAYLEDVDFGWRCWLKGHKTYYVPESIVYHKYGSTGGKMDTPFRVFNVQKNRLFNMLKNFSLSNLIKGLIISIIFDLVRISKFMVHGDFSLVSAVLRGNYAFIKGIPKTLAKRKYIQKTRQISDGELGKMGLIASLNWCLKEYERLGK
- a CDS encoding glycosyltransferase family 4 protein; protein product: MKICQIIYTYPPHATGGADIYAERISKELSNRGHEVVVITTQPYNGLSSIKPSSKLENGIKVHRFYPLNIYSWTNTAEKSLLMKIIWNVFDIWNLHAYFTIKNILKKENPDVVHIHTPTWISLSAFDAIKSLKIPFIFTVHEYILLCRRVSLLHANGEVCDNPRSICKLYQKVSRKIVSSKPDLVLSPSNFVLKMLNKNGFFPESKSMKLPLGITPFNEKTGKKYNNIDIIYTGALIGHKGVDVLIKAFKNLKQDHVKLHIVGKGEKMDDLKEIAEPDDRITFYGFLDGNELTSLQKKANITVMPSIWYENSPMAIYESFKYGTPVIGSEIGGIPELIEEKVNGCLFEPGNINELQDILQFLVENPLELEKLEMGAFKSSQKYDMNLHIKNLEKLYKEISDK
- a CDS encoding DUF2206 domain-containing protein → MNITNNNSILLLLLFLIPIYFVVIIGLRNKISNSTYPFAILMVSLSFFLMHGLTSNYLIGRDNHLEFFYFQYTLHNYHLDTNIFNTPLNNCLSVNILPTIYSVLTSIKGIYVFKILFGFIGSIIPLIIYVISRKIVGNKYAIFVALLVLFQMNFIELLSLIRQEFALIFFFLAVLVIFDSDLSNINKKILFIIFMFSVIVSHYSTAFIGLAMTVPIILIPFIKKVFNDKKIRPINFDILAFLGLFSYIWYFIVAKSQSRTATRAFRISTGSSANTSNITNSSSSINATNVTNVTNTTNPIVVNHTRENTIPAIFGIGVDSVPQMISVLVNDAIFLTIGIGLMATLWEIFASFVGYKKYKKKLPFEFILGSVISAVLLALFIVIPFFSKAYGAHRIFLTSLVFLGPMFVIGVIKIAKLIGKPKLDLVLLTILIISLFTVSIHFNYLASGIPSSIYYDENSNARTEAFIYDQDVAGAKFLSHYGEKRKIRIHGDTVAGFRLMAANNFSIPNRTFIDSKKTFKFKKRLKTDSRFKYQYLYLTYLNTQKNIIFEQTAPTFITNTTSSNIFLKEWKSRIYDNGGSKVLIP
- a CDS encoding glycosyltransferase family 4 protein produces the protein MKILSIQISTPENNAEWWRISNLAKIMEDAGHEVDLVHYCGKTKYQQFKNRDAFPNDQFIITSQLNVYFKHLKLLRENNYDLVYANTGAAAFCSLSGRLTKTPLVFDMHGDLLQELLLRCGYSLNPKFMINYLQFKIMDYANLKGSDQIICVSNRMIDYLHTSKGISLNKLEYVTNGVDLDFFKPEFDKVQEFKEQLGFEDKLIFGYVGGFQSWQGTENLIKAAKSLNDDDIAFLIVGGETTLPNRDNCNTIFIPKINRNEIPNYYSACDVLILPRPFHIATEVAAPTKFAEYTSMGKPVLTSNVGDAADLVKKYNSGIVVDNNHVNNLLNGFDQFKNLDDAELRRMGKASRKLAENEFDWKIVSKNLLKSLEKFQ